A part of Acidisarcina sp. genomic DNA contains:
- a CDS encoding lactonase family protein — protein MADWDEKQGMRGEHEISRRRVVAAAVLAPLAARGWLVEAATAGERRILLVGTQTTEGSRGIYSYRWDAAKGEMEEQVLAAEVAMPTFVALAPGGRHVYCTNELGEGLGGGPGKVTGFRLDRATRKLTEINAVSSEGAAPCHVALDRTARALFAANYFGGSAVSFRVGSDGRLSDAVEDVKYTKHGPNKERQDTAHAHRVTVSPDNRFLLVNDLGGDAIHIYRLDAATAKLTPNDPPQWKATPGSGPRSLRFHPNGRWVYDMNELDQTAELLEWDATAGTLTSRQRVQLTPDGPDASSTASESAIDRRGEFAYFAVRGIDSLITCSIDASTGKLTVLDRRHCGGKKPRHIALDPSERWLLVANEISGNIAVFRRDLKSGKLSESGKEFAISKPQCLVFA, from the coding sequence ATGGCGGATTGGGACGAGAAGCAAGGCATGCGCGGGGAGCATGAGATTTCGCGGAGACGGGTTGTGGCCGCGGCAGTGCTGGCTCCCCTGGCCGCACGGGGATGGCTGGTAGAGGCTGCCACGGCGGGCGAGCGCAGGATTCTGCTGGTTGGTACGCAGACAACCGAAGGCAGCAGGGGCATCTACTCCTACCGCTGGGATGCAGCAAAGGGCGAGATGGAGGAGCAGGTGCTTGCCGCCGAAGTGGCGATGCCGACGTTTGTGGCGCTGGCTCCGGGCGGAAGGCATGTGTACTGCACCAACGAACTGGGCGAAGGGCTGGGCGGGGGACCGGGCAAGGTCACGGGCTTTCGCCTGGATCGTGCGACGCGCAAGCTGACCGAGATTAACGCGGTTTCCTCTGAGGGGGCGGCACCGTGCCACGTGGCTCTGGATCGCACTGCCCGCGCCTTGTTTGCCGCGAACTACTTCGGCGGCAGCGCAGTCTCCTTCCGGGTGGGGAGCGATGGGCGGCTGAGCGATGCGGTGGAAGATGTGAAATACACGAAGCACGGACCGAACAAAGAGCGGCAAGATACCGCCCATGCGCATCGCGTGACGGTATCGCCGGACAACCGTTTTCTGCTGGTGAATGATTTGGGCGGGGACGCGATCCATATCTACCGCCTGGATGCGGCAACGGCGAAGCTCACGCCTAACGATCCGCCGCAGTGGAAAGCAACGCCCGGTTCCGGTCCCAGGAGCCTGCGCTTCCACCCCAACGGACGCTGGGTTTACGACATGAATGAGCTGGACCAGACGGCGGAGCTGCTGGAATGGGACGCAACGGCGGGCACGCTGACCTCGCGGCAGAGGGTACAGCTGACTCCGGATGGACCGGATGCGTCATCTACCGCTTCAGAGAGCGCGATTGACCGTCGCGGCGAGTTCGCCTACTTCGCGGTGCGCGGGATCGATAGCCTGATCACCTGCAGCATCGACGCATCCACGGGCAAGCTGACGGTGCTGGACCGGAGGCACTGCGGAGGCAAGAAACCGCGTCATATCGCACTCGATCCCTCCGAGCGCTGGCTGCTGGTTGCGAATGAGATATCAGGGAATATCGCGGTCTTCCGTCGCGACTTGAAAAGCGGCAAGTTGAGCGAGTCTGGCAAAGAATTCGCCATCAGCAAACCGCAATGCCTGGTATTTGCTTAG
- a CDS encoding thioesterase family protein codes for MAHINSFVRIPLLGIRQYLRPLPRIGVLDEDLVRMRVWPNDIDLNFHLNNSRFLSCMDYGRMHLTAATGVLQQAVAQRWQPLVGSVFVTYRRSLPLFTPFHLSSRILCWDERWFYMEQSFRFREGLAAVAWVKALFRARNVNVAPQAIVDAVSSGQASPPMPDSLAQWNALTRDKLQSQ; via the coding sequence ATGGCCCACATCAACAGCTTCGTGCGAATTCCGCTGCTCGGAATCCGCCAATATCTCCGTCCCCTGCCACGCATCGGAGTGCTCGACGAAGATCTCGTCCGCATGCGCGTGTGGCCCAACGATATCGATCTCAATTTCCACCTGAACAATTCCCGTTTTCTCAGTTGCATGGACTATGGCCGGATGCACCTGACCGCCGCTACCGGAGTGCTCCAGCAGGCCGTAGCGCAGCGCTGGCAGCCGCTGGTCGGCTCGGTCTTTGTTACCTACCGGCGCTCCCTGCCCCTCTTTACGCCCTTCCACCTCTCCAGCCGCATCCTATGTTGGGACGAGCGCTGGTTCTATATGGAGCAGAGCTTCCGTTTTCGCGAGGGGTTAGCTGCCGTCGCCTGGGTCAAGGCGCTGTTCCGCGCCCGCAACGTCAACGTCGCGCCACAGGCAATTGTCGATGCCGTCTCCAGCGGTCAGGCATCTCCACCCATGCCAGACTCTCTGGCGCAGTGGAACGCCCTGACGCGCGACAAGCTGCAAAGTCAGTGA